A window from Leifsonia shinshuensis encodes these proteins:
- a CDS encoding NUDIX hydrolase: protein MSPAIYAAGALCWRVVDDRIVVLVVHRTKYGDVTIPKGKVDPGETLPQTAVREIHEETGLRIGLGVPLGVSTYPLSSGREKIVHYWAAEVSDKAIERSTFVPNSEIAAIEWVTIKKARGYLTYERDVEILDAFDSLVHQGITSTFALIALRHGKAEPRDRWNGSDASRPLTERGVKQAAGDVATLEAWRPKRIVTSDAVRCVTTVAPLAAATGIKPHRDHGISQDAYEEGQPEVRRVVGKRIRSRKTAVLCSHGPVLPEIMREIALATGTMPGGYLNDAADLDTGGFSVVHLSATNPASGIVSIETYAPVEDRQAG from the coding sequence GTGAGCCCGGCCATCTACGCCGCGGGTGCACTCTGCTGGCGGGTGGTCGACGACCGAATCGTCGTGCTCGTCGTGCATCGCACCAAGTACGGCGACGTGACCATCCCCAAGGGCAAGGTGGACCCGGGCGAGACGCTCCCGCAGACGGCCGTCCGCGAGATCCACGAGGAGACCGGCCTGCGGATCGGCCTCGGCGTGCCGCTCGGCGTCTCCACGTACCCGCTCAGCAGCGGGCGCGAGAAGATCGTGCACTACTGGGCCGCGGAGGTGAGCGACAAGGCCATCGAGCGGTCGACGTTCGTTCCCAACAGCGAGATCGCGGCGATCGAGTGGGTCACCATCAAGAAGGCGCGCGGCTACCTGACCTACGAACGCGACGTCGAGATCCTCGACGCGTTCGATTCCCTGGTGCACCAGGGCATCACGTCCACCTTCGCCCTGATCGCGCTGCGGCACGGCAAGGCCGAGCCGCGCGACCGCTGGAACGGTTCCGACGCGTCCCGTCCGCTCACCGAGCGCGGCGTGAAGCAGGCGGCCGGCGACGTCGCGACGCTCGAGGCGTGGCGGCCGAAGCGGATCGTGACGAGCGACGCCGTGCGCTGCGTCACCACCGTTGCTCCGCTCGCCGCGGCGACCGGCATCAAGCCGCACCGCGATCACGGCATCAGCCAGGACGCCTACGAGGAGGGCCAGCCGGAGGTGCGCCGCGTCGTCGGCAAGCGCATCCGCTCCCGCAAGACCGCCGTGCTCTGCAGCCACGGCCCGGTGCTGCCGGAGATCATGCGCGAGATCGCGCTCGCCACCGGCACCATGCCGGGCGGGTACCTCAACGACGCCGCCGACCTCGACACCGGTGGCTTCTCCGTGGTCCACCTCTCGGCGACGAATCCGGCCTCGGGCATCGTCTCGATCGAGACATACGCGCCGGTCGAGGACCGCCAGGCCGGCTGA
- the pstS gene encoding phosphate ABC transporter substrate-binding protein PstS: MNLKRIGAPVALLAAAAISLTACAANEGSTPSTTTAAAKNYSGTLNGIGSSAQGAAQTVWAAGFQQANPKATINYDPQGSGAGRKSFISGAADFAGSDAALKTEELASTFAGCAADSKGIDLPVYISPIAIAYNVDGVKDLKLDADTIAGIFSGKITTWDDAKIKSQNSGASLPSAPITVVHRSDDSGTTQNFTEYLAANAPTVWTAPASQTFPFQVGDAAKGTSGVADATKNAKNSITYIDESGSAGLSIAQLKVGDNYEKISADGAAAVVAASPIADGREANDLAIQIDRKDTTKGAWPLVLVSYVIACQEYKDASKADLVKGYVDYIISSDAQKAAAEQAGSAPLSSDLAAKVSKAAASIK; the protein is encoded by the coding sequence GTGAATCTCAAGCGCATCGGCGCTCCCGTGGCGCTCCTCGCCGCCGCCGCCATCAGCCTCACCGCGTGTGCGGCGAACGAGGGCAGCACCCCGTCGACCACGACGGCCGCCGCGAAGAACTACTCCGGCACGCTGAACGGCATCGGCTCGTCTGCCCAGGGCGCGGCGCAGACCGTCTGGGCCGCCGGCTTCCAGCAGGCCAACCCCAAGGCCACCATCAACTACGACCCGCAGGGCTCCGGCGCCGGCCGCAAGAGCTTCATCTCGGGCGCAGCCGACTTCGCCGGCTCGGACGCAGCGCTGAAGACCGAGGAGCTCGCCTCCACGTTCGCCGGCTGCGCCGCGGACAGCAAGGGCATCGACCTCCCCGTCTACATCTCCCCGATCGCCATCGCGTACAACGTCGACGGCGTGAAGGACCTCAAGCTCGACGCCGACACCATCGCCGGCATCTTCTCGGGCAAGATCACCACGTGGGACGACGCCAAGATCAAGAGCCAGAACTCGGGCGCGTCGCTCCCCTCGGCTCCGATCACCGTCGTGCACCGCTCCGACGACTCGGGCACCACCCAGAACTTCACCGAGTACCTCGCGGCGAACGCCCCCACCGTCTGGACCGCTCCGGCCTCCCAGACCTTCCCGTTCCAGGTCGGTGACGCGGCCAAGGGCACCTCGGGTGTCGCGGACGCCACCAAGAACGCGAAGAACTCCATCACCTACATCGACGAGTCGGGTTCGGCCGGGCTGAGCATCGCCCAGCTGAAGGTCGGCGACAACTACGAGAAGATCAGCGCCGACGGTGCTGCCGCCGTGGTCGCCGCCTCCCCGATCGCCGACGGCCGCGAGGCCAACGACCTGGCCATCCAGATCGACCGCAAGGACACCACGAAGGGCGCCTGGCCGCTCGTCCTGGTCTCCTACGTGATCGCGTGCCAGGAGTACAAGGACGCCAGCAAGGCGGACCTGGTGAAGGGCTACGTGGACTACATCATCTCGAGCGACGCCCAGAAGGCCGCCGCCGAGCAGGCCGGCTCGGCCCCGCTGTCGAGCGACCTGGCCGCGAAGGTCTCCAAGGCCGCCGCCAGCATCAAGTAA
- the pstC gene encoding phosphate ABC transporter permease subunit PstC: MTAGTAGAIRPKAKVRLGDRVFSTATVVAGSLILATLAAVAAFLVIQSIPALFAGAGELPNNATNFWSWVWPLVFGTIWAALIALLIATPLSIGIALFISHYAPRRVAVVLGYIIDLLAAVPSVVFGLWGIATLASFVQPFYVWLGDNLGWIPLFAPPVSGTGRTILTAGLVLAVMVIPIMTAICREIFLQTPRLHEEAALALGATRWEMVKMAVLPFARSGIISAIMLGLGRALGETLAIAMVLSPALIVKFAVLQAQSPNTIAANIALQFPEATGLGVNALVASGLVLFVVTLLINMLARYIVSRRKAFSGAN, encoded by the coding sequence ATGACCGCCGGAACCGCAGGAGCCATCAGGCCCAAAGCGAAGGTCCGCCTCGGCGACCGCGTCTTCTCGACCGCCACCGTCGTCGCCGGGTCCCTGATCCTCGCCACGCTCGCCGCGGTGGCGGCGTTCCTCGTCATCCAGAGCATCCCGGCCCTGTTCGCCGGCGCGGGCGAGCTGCCCAACAACGCCACCAACTTCTGGTCCTGGGTCTGGCCGCTCGTCTTCGGCACCATCTGGGCGGCGCTCATCGCCCTGCTGATCGCCACGCCGCTCTCCATCGGCATCGCCCTCTTCATCTCGCACTACGCCCCGCGCCGCGTCGCCGTCGTGCTGGGCTACATCATCGACCTCCTGGCGGCCGTTCCGTCCGTCGTCTTCGGCCTCTGGGGCATCGCGACGCTGGCGTCGTTCGTCCAGCCGTTCTACGTCTGGCTCGGTGACAACCTGGGCTGGATCCCGCTCTTCGCTCCGCCGGTCTCCGGCACGGGCCGCACCATCCTCACGGCCGGCCTCGTGCTCGCCGTCATGGTGATCCCGATCATGACCGCCATCTGCCGCGAGATCTTCCTGCAGACCCCGCGCCTCCACGAGGAGGCCGCACTCGCCCTCGGCGCGACCCGCTGGGAGATGGTGAAGATGGCCGTCCTGCCCTTCGCGCGCAGCGGCATCATCTCGGCCATCATGCTCGGCCTCGGCCGTGCCCTCGGCGAGACGCTCGCGATCGCCATGGTGCTCTCGCCCGCGCTGATCGTGAAGTTCGCGGTGCTGCAGGCGCAGAGCCCGAACACGATCGCGGCGAACATCGCCCTCCAGTTCCCCGAGGCGACCGGCCTCGGCGTGAACGCGCTCGTCGCGTCCGGCCTCGTGCTGTTCGTCGTGACGCTGCTGATCAACATGCTCGCCCGCTACATCGTCAGCCGCCGCAAGGCCTTCTCTGGAGCGAACTGA
- the pstA gene encoding phosphate ABC transporter permease PstA, translating to MATTTAAAVPRPLTNSYTAGKLPRWTPWVLLVASWAVFVAIFAILAASRATDGFNIVGAIFFGTVLFDVAIYVTSLLVEGSRKAMDRLVTSLVATAFIIALLPLISLGWTVIAQGLARFDVAFFSESMRNVIGAGGGALHAIVGTLEITLMAAVISVPIGLLTSIYLVEYGRGMLARGITFFVDVMTGIPSIVAGLFAYALFALFFGPGIRNGFMGSVALSVLMIPVVVRSSEEILRIVPNELREASLALGVPKWLTVLKVVLPTSIAGLVTGVMLAIARVIGETAPLLIVAGFTTSMNYDLFNDRMMTLPVFVYTQYTQAAGLHAQASIDRAWTGALALIIIVMVLNLVGRIIAKVFAPKYGR from the coding sequence ATGGCCACCACGACCGCCGCCGCCGTCCCGCGCCCGCTCACCAACTCGTACACCGCGGGCAAGCTGCCCCGCTGGACCCCGTGGGTGCTGCTCGTCGCATCCTGGGCCGTCTTCGTCGCCATCTTCGCCATCCTGGCCGCCAGCCGGGCGACCGACGGCTTCAACATCGTCGGGGCCATCTTCTTCGGCACGGTGCTGTTCGACGTCGCCATCTACGTCACCTCGCTGCTCGTCGAGGGCTCGCGCAAGGCGATGGACCGGCTGGTCACCTCGCTGGTCGCGACCGCGTTCATCATCGCCCTGCTCCCCCTGATCTCGCTCGGCTGGACCGTCATCGCGCAGGGCCTCGCCCGCTTCGACGTCGCCTTCTTCTCCGAGTCGATGCGCAACGTCATCGGCGCGGGCGGCGGCGCCCTGCACGCGATCGTGGGAACGCTGGAGATCACCCTGATGGCGGCCGTCATCTCGGTGCCGATCGGACTGCTCACCTCGATCTACCTGGTCGAGTACGGGCGCGGGATGCTCGCCCGCGGCATCACCTTCTTCGTCGACGTGATGACGGGCATCCCCTCGATCGTCGCCGGCCTCTTCGCCTACGCGCTGTTCGCGCTGTTCTTCGGCCCCGGCATCCGGAACGGCTTCATGGGGTCGGTCGCGCTCTCGGTGCTGATGATCCCCGTGGTCGTGCGCTCCAGCGAGGAGATCCTGCGGATCGTCCCCAACGAGCTGCGCGAGGCCTCCCTCGCCCTCGGCGTGCCGAAATGGCTGACCGTGCTCAAGGTGGTCCTGCCGACCTCGATCGCGGGTCTCGTGACCGGCGTCATGCTGGCCATCGCCCGCGTCATCGGCGAGACCGCCCCTCTGCTGATCGTCGCCGGCTTCACCACGAGCATGAACTACGACCTCTTCAACGACCGGATGATGACCCTCCCCGTCTTCGTCTACACGCAGTACACGCAGGCCGCCGGTCTCCACGCTCAGGCGTCGATCGACCGCGCCTGGACCGGCGCTTTGGCCCTGATCATCATCGTGATGGTGCTCAACCTGGTCGGCCGCATCATCGCCAAGGTCTTCGCCCCCAAGTACGGCCGCTGA
- the pstB gene encoding phosphate ABC transporter ATP-binding protein PstB encodes MSKRIEVNDLNVYYGSFRAVEGVSLTIEPRTVTAFIGPSGCGKSTFLRTLNRMHEVIPGAYVEGEVLIDGNNLYGTGVDPVLVRRQVGMVFQRPNPFPTMSIRDNVLAGVKLNNRRMSKSEADELVEKSLQGANLWNEVKDRLALPGSGLSGGQQQRLCIARAIAVSPDVLLMDEPCSALDPISTLAIEDLIEELKNDYTIVIVTHNMQQASRVSDRTAFFNIAGTGKPGKLIEYNDTNLIFSNPTVQATEDYVSGRFG; translated from the coding sequence GTGTCCAAGCGCATCGAAGTCAACGACCTCAACGTCTACTACGGCAGCTTCCGCGCCGTCGAGGGCGTGTCGCTCACCATCGAGCCCCGCACCGTCACCGCGTTCATCGGACCGTCGGGATGCGGCAAGTCGACCTTCCTCCGCACGCTGAACCGCATGCACGAGGTGATCCCGGGCGCGTACGTCGAGGGCGAGGTGCTGATCGACGGCAACAACCTCTACGGCACGGGCGTCGACCCGGTGCTCGTGCGCCGCCAGGTGGGCATGGTGTTCCAGCGTCCCAACCCGTTCCCGACGATGAGCATCCGCGACAACGTGCTCGCCGGCGTGAAGCTGAACAACCGGCGGATGTCGAAGAGCGAGGCCGACGAGCTGGTCGAGAAGTCGCTCCAGGGCGCCAACCTGTGGAACGAGGTCAAGGACCGCCTCGCCCTCCCGGGCTCCGGGCTCTCCGGCGGTCAGCAGCAGCGCCTCTGCATCGCCCGTGCGATCGCGGTCTCCCCCGACGTGCTGCTGATGGACGAGCCTTGCTCCGCCCTCGACCCGATCTCGACGCTGGCGATCGAGGACCTGATCGAGGAGCTCAAGAACGACTACACGATCGTCATCGTGACCCACAACATGCAGCAGGCCTCGCGCGTCTCGGACCGCACCGCGTTCTTCAACATCGCGGGCACCGGCAAGCCGGGCAAGCTCATCGAGTACAACGACACGAACCTGATCTTCTCGAACCCGACGGTCCAGGCGACCGAGGACTACGTGTCCGGCCGGTTCGGTTGA
- a CDS encoding anti-sigma factor, whose amino-acid sequence MTDEHDRGDTRLGFRLGADDEQEARAFEEVAAQLALSAEPVEPRPELKAALFAQLASTPQLPAQDAAPATPAPTTLPEAAEPAAPSAPGPDTQTADAPQPGPAERAAQRRWFQRPGLILAAAAAAVVLFIGGAFVGSSLSGSNSYQSQQASALAEINAAPDVQRATAPVSGGGTATLVWSGELGRSALVANDLPDLPADKTYELWYIRDGQATPAGTMQPASTGSTWRVLTGEMAAGDTVGVTVEPRGGSDKPTTAPIVAIAS is encoded by the coding sequence ATGACCGACGAGCACGACCGAGGCGACACCCGCCTCGGCTTCCGGCTGGGAGCCGACGACGAGCAGGAGGCCCGCGCCTTCGAGGAGGTCGCCGCCCAGCTCGCCCTCTCCGCGGAGCCGGTGGAGCCGCGTCCCGAGCTCAAGGCCGCCCTGTTCGCGCAGCTCGCGAGCACCCCGCAGCTGCCGGCTCAGGATGCGGCGCCCGCCACACCTGCGCCCACAACGCTTCCGGAGGCCGCCGAGCCCGCCGCTCCCTCCGCTCCGGGACCCGACACCCAGACCGCCGACGCCCCGCAGCCCGGCCCCGCCGAGCGCGCCGCGCAGCGCCGCTGGTTCCAGCGTCCCGGACTCATCCTCGCCGCCGCCGCGGCCGCCGTCGTGCTGTTCATCGGCGGAGCGTTCGTCGGCTCGTCCCTGTCCGGGTCCAACTCGTACCAGTCGCAGCAGGCCTCCGCCCTGGCCGAGATCAACGCCGCCCCGGACGTGCAGCGGGCGACAGCCCCGGTCTCCGGCGGCGGTACCGCGACACTGGTGTGGTCGGGCGAGCTGGGCCGGTCCGCCCTGGTGGCGAACGACCTCCCCGACCTCCCGGCCGACAAGACCTACGAGCTCTGGTACATCCGCGACGGCCAGGCGACCCCGGCCGGCACGATGCAGCCGGCGTCGACGGGTTCGACCTGGCGGGTGCTCACCGGCGAGATGGCCGCCGGGGACACCGTCGGCGTCACCGTGGAGCCCCGGGGCGGATCGGACAAGCCGACCACCGCGCCCATCGTGGCCATCGCCTCCTGA
- the sigK gene encoding ECF RNA polymerase sigma factor SigK, which yields MSGDDVEDAPAVDLDALLVRTATGDQAAFSTFYDATASRVLGLVRRLLIDPAQSEEVVQEIYLEAWQSASRFDPNKGRAQTWILTMAHRRAVDRIRASQASRDRDTAVGIRDLPTAYDEVAETVEVRVEHERVEVAMAKLSEPQRKAVTLAYYGGLSQSEVAAELGIPLGTAKTRLRDAMIRLRQELGVTT from the coding sequence ATGAGCGGAGACGACGTGGAGGACGCCCCTGCGGTCGATCTCGACGCGCTCCTCGTCCGCACCGCCACCGGTGACCAGGCGGCCTTCTCGACCTTCTACGATGCCACCGCCTCGCGTGTCCTCGGGCTGGTCCGCCGCCTGCTGATCGACCCCGCGCAGTCCGAGGAGGTCGTGCAGGAGATCTACCTCGAGGCGTGGCAATCCGCTTCGCGTTTCGATCCGAATAAGGGTCGAGCGCAGACGTGGATCCTGACCATGGCCCATCGACGCGCCGTGGATCGGATCCGCGCGTCCCAGGCGTCGCGGGACCGGGACACCGCCGTGGGCATCCGCGACCTGCCGACCGCCTATGACGAGGTGGCCGAGACCGTGGAGGTCCGGGTCGAGCACGAGAGGGTGGAGGTGGCCATGGCGAAGCTGAGCGAACCGCAGCGGAAGGCCGTCACCTTGGCCTACTACGGCGGCCTCAGCCAGTCCGAGGTGGCTGCCGAGCTCGGGATCCCGTTAGGCACAGCCAAGACTCGGCTACGCGATGCGATGATACGGCTGCGACAGGAACTGGGGGTGACGACATGA
- a CDS encoding DNA-directed RNA polymerase subunit beta has protein sequence MSDRFHKPALFTSGMFEAFLGGEDPAQISRVAHETAQALLARVRQDPDPAIVDRLVAFTDEHGIDALAELWSRSNAKSLPGALWRIYLLRLLIRQDAEGTAYLYQRGTEVLQSIDAAVAGAPTPAGPAEITELADRILRGLFEGDFAVALDRAAAFCRVAAAGAASVADDRDILDPERASELTTRALRFTRTAEELTACARLWRSGSLD, from the coding sequence ATGTCGGATCGGTTCCACAAGCCCGCGCTGTTCACCAGCGGCATGTTCGAGGCGTTCCTGGGGGGAGAGGACCCCGCGCAGATCAGCCGCGTCGCCCACGAGACGGCCCAGGCGCTGCTCGCCCGGGTGCGGCAGGATCCGGACCCCGCGATCGTGGACCGGCTGGTCGCCTTCACGGACGAGCACGGCATCGACGCCCTCGCCGAGCTGTGGTCGCGGTCGAACGCGAAGAGCCTCCCCGGCGCACTGTGGCGCATCTACCTGCTGCGGCTGCTCATCCGGCAGGATGCGGAGGGCACCGCGTACCTGTACCAGCGCGGCACCGAGGTGCTGCAGTCGATCGACGCCGCGGTCGCGGGCGCGCCGACCCCGGCCGGCCCTGCGGAGATCACCGAGCTCGCGGATCGCATCCTGCGGGGGCTGTTCGAGGGCGACTTCGCCGTCGCGCTCGACCGCGCTGCCGCCTTCTGCCGGGTGGCCGCCGCCGGTGCCGCCTCCGTCGCCGACGACCGCGACATCCTCGACCCGGAGCGCGCCAGCGAGCTGACGACCCGGGCGCTCCGTTTCACCCGCACCGCCGAGGAACTGACGGCATGCGCACGCCTCTGGCGGTCCGGCTCCCTCGACTGA
- a CDS encoding type II toxin-antitoxin system YoeB family toxin produces the protein MLAAAWSRRINEANRLVYLVDDACVIILLARYHY, from the coding sequence GTGCTGGCTGCGGCGTGGTCGCGACGCATCAATGAAGCGAATCGGCTTGTGTACCTGGTCGATGACGCTTGTGTGATCATCCTGCTGGCTCGCTACCACTACTGA
- a CDS encoding sigma-70 family RNA polymerase sigma factor, with protein MTTDETGEPAMLVRARRGDPQAFGELFDLHRDRVFRHALRMTRSVHDAEDVTGMVFLEAWRRRDALTEVDGSVIGWLLVTANNVSRNLSRSIRRYRHTLSTLPAPEDSPDHSNSVDERLDSHPQLAALREALARLPRRDQDVLSLCVMEELSTADAAAVLNIPTGTVKSRLSRAKARLAALLTPIDTIISMEGGDR; from the coding sequence GTGACGACAGACGAGACCGGCGAGCCAGCGATGCTTGTTCGTGCACGACGCGGCGATCCGCAAGCGTTCGGCGAACTGTTCGACCTTCACCGCGACCGGGTGTTCCGGCACGCGCTGCGGATGACGCGATCGGTGCACGACGCAGAGGACGTCACGGGCATGGTCTTCCTCGAGGCGTGGCGCCGGCGCGACGCTCTCACCGAGGTCGACGGCTCGGTGATCGGCTGGTTGCTGGTGACCGCGAACAACGTCAGCCGGAATCTGTCTCGGTCGATCCGCCGATATCGCCACACGTTGTCCACCCTGCCCGCGCCGGAGGACAGCCCGGATCACAGCAACTCGGTCGACGAGCGGCTCGATTCTCACCCCCAGCTTGCGGCGCTGAGGGAGGCTCTCGCCCGGTTGCCCCGTCGCGACCAGGACGTGTTGTCCCTGTGCGTGATGGAGGAGCTCAGCACGGCGGACGCGGCAGCAGTTCTGAACATCCCGACCGGCACGGTGAAATCGCGGCTGTCCCGCGCCAAGGCGCGGCTCGCCGCACTCCTCACACCGATCGACACGATCATCTCGATGGAAGGCGGTGACCGATGA
- a CDS encoding chloride channel protein, protein MSSARRIPRPATPQWLARLVVVTALVGVGAGIGGVLVYLGLHALQHLAFGSSEGDLYEGLLDAPPVNRVVALAVAGVIGAVGWWLLRRWGRRVPEHAIVSVEQSVEGRRMPPFVTLANAALQVVIVGLGASIGREVAPREVGALWAGWLAERAGVSARERRILVACGAGAGLAAVYNVPFGGAVFAVEILLAEVSFATVLPAFATSAIAALVARVVVPSNPLYQLPELHLSVTVVVWSVLAGPLIGFAAVGFVRAVRFLQDHRPESWRILIVMPLTFVAVGVVSLWLPAILGNGRALGQLAFAASVPVLLILLTTIVKAGSTLATIGAGAAGGTLTPSLAIGAGLGLAGGAAWNLLWPGAELPAFALIGAAAFLAVTMRAPLTALLLTMEFTGQGPELLVPVMLSIAGAVAVGYVLERARVTGIA, encoded by the coding sequence GTGTCCTCCGCCCGGCGCATCCCGCGACCCGCCACACCGCAGTGGCTGGCCCGGCTCGTCGTCGTCACCGCGCTCGTCGGCGTCGGGGCGGGCATCGGCGGAGTGCTGGTCTACCTGGGCCTGCACGCCCTGCAGCACCTCGCCTTCGGCTCCTCGGAGGGCGACCTGTACGAGGGCCTCCTCGACGCCCCGCCGGTCAACCGGGTGGTGGCGCTCGCCGTGGCCGGCGTCATCGGCGCCGTCGGCTGGTGGCTGCTGCGGCGGTGGGGCCGCCGCGTCCCGGAGCACGCGATCGTCTCCGTCGAGCAGTCGGTGGAGGGTCGCCGGATGCCGCCCTTCGTCACGCTCGCCAATGCGGCCCTGCAGGTGGTCATCGTCGGCCTGGGCGCATCCATCGGCCGGGAGGTGGCCCCGCGCGAGGTGGGCGCGCTCTGGGCCGGGTGGCTGGCCGAACGGGCGGGGGTGTCGGCGCGGGAGCGGCGCATCCTGGTCGCCTGCGGCGCGGGCGCGGGCCTCGCGGCCGTCTACAACGTGCCGTTCGGCGGGGCGGTTTTTGCGGTGGAGATCCTCCTCGCCGAGGTCAGCTTCGCGACCGTTCTGCCCGCGTTCGCGACGTCGGCGATCGCGGCCCTGGTCGCCCGGGTCGTCGTCCCGTCGAACCCCCTGTACCAGCTGCCCGAACTGCACCTGTCGGTCACGGTCGTGGTCTGGTCCGTGCTCGCCGGACCGCTGATCGGCTTCGCCGCCGTCGGCTTCGTCCGGGCGGTCCGTTTCCTCCAGGATCACCGGCCGGAGTCGTGGCGCATCCTGATCGTCATGCCGCTGACCTTCGTAGCGGTCGGGGTGGTGTCGCTCTGGCTCCCCGCGATCCTCGGCAACGGCCGCGCGCTCGGTCAGCTCGCGTTCGCCGCCTCGGTGCCGGTGCTGCTCATCCTGCTCACCACCATCGTCAAGGCCGGCTCCACCCTCGCGACGATCGGAGCGGGCGCTGCGGGCGGCACCCTGACCCCGTCGCTGGCGATCGGCGCCGGCCTCGGCCTCGCCGGCGGCGCCGCCTGGAACCTGCTCTGGCCGGGCGCCGAACTTCCCGCCTTCGCCCTCATCGGTGCGGCGGCATTCCTCGCCGTCACGATGCGCGCCCCGCTCACCGCCCTGCTCCTCACGATGGAGTTCACCGGCCAGGGCCCCGAGCTGCTGGTCCCGGTGATGCTGAGCATCGCCGGCGCGGTCGCCGTCGGCTACGTGCTCGAGCGCGCCCGCGTGACCGGCATCGCCTGA
- a CDS encoding transporter, producing MTPSLREPRELGATGPAVPNVTAPAGAPAVAEPSGPAADTAPVTAPASRNAGGRVLSREMTARSIARRLGPPLGALVAGCVAACLLLNAALGMEFPLFSEASAERGRDCTAIASARHALDATLQARLPLRAPDAEAAQAIRSAVAAFRARTEDLATDSVVTALGPVRGSLSALSDSVSAYAAAPSASMADDTMVEQASDAVRQAWQGSIARVCA from the coding sequence GTGACCCCATCCCTCCGCGAGCCGCGGGAACTCGGCGCGACCGGTCCGGCTGTGCCGAACGTGACCGCGCCCGCCGGCGCGCCCGCTGTCGCGGAGCCGAGCGGACCGGCGGCCGACACCGCGCCGGTCACCGCGCCGGCGTCACGAAACGCGGGTGGCCGCGTCCTCTCTCGTGAGATGACCGCCCGATCGATCGCCCGGCGGCTCGGGCCGCCGCTCGGTGCGCTGGTCGCGGGCTGCGTCGCGGCCTGCCTGCTGCTGAACGCTGCGCTCGGCATGGAGTTCCCGCTCTTCTCCGAGGCCTCCGCCGAACGTGGACGCGACTGCACCGCGATCGCCAGCGCGCGGCACGCCCTCGATGCGACGCTGCAGGCGCGCCTGCCGCTGCGCGCGCCGGACGCGGAAGCGGCGCAGGCGATCCGGTCGGCGGTCGCGGCGTTCCGCGCCCGGACGGAGGACCTGGCGACCGACTCCGTTGTCACGGCCCTCGGACCGGTGCGCGGCAGCCTCAGCGCCCTGTCGGACAGCGTGAGCGCCTACGCGGCGGCTCCGTCCGCATCCATGGCCGACGACACGATGGTGGAGCAGGCCTCGGACGCGGTGCGCCAAGCCTGGCAGGGATCGATCGCGCGCGTCTGCGCCTGA
- a CDS encoding DUF4232 domain-containing protein has protein sequence MTGNWTLRAAASAGLAVALALVVTGCGTPNSAPTTGSASASTSTTPSTSPRPTGTTTAVPIEGQCDTANLTGTIGKGGGGAAGSVEVTIVLTNNGSTECSLQGWPGVSFVGDGNGTQLGKPADFDRSTPHPTVVLQPGGTAQAPLRITQALNYPEADCKPQPADGFRVYPPGSKESLFIKYDGATACTTDTVSLLQVGALVGS, from the coding sequence ATGACCGGGAACTGGACCCTCCGCGCCGCCGCCTCCGCCGGCCTCGCCGTCGCGCTCGCCCTCGTCGTCACCGGATGCGGGACGCCGAACTCCGCACCGACGACCGGCAGCGCCTCCGCATCCACCTCCACGACCCCGTCGACGTCGCCGCGACCGACCGGCACGACGACGGCCGTCCCGATCGAGGGCCAGTGCGACACCGCGAACCTGACCGGCACGATCGGCAAGGGAGGCGGGGGAGCGGCCGGAAGCGTCGAGGTCACGATCGTCCTCACCAACAACGGCAGCACCGAGTGCTCGCTGCAGGGCTGGCCCGGCGTCTCCTTCGTCGGCGACGGCAACGGCACGCAGCTCGGCAAGCCGGCCGACTTCGACCGCAGCACCCCGCATCCCACCGTCGTCCTGCAGCCGGGCGGAACCGCGCAGGCGCCGCTGCGGATCACCCAGGCGCTCAACTACCCGGAGGCCGACTGCAAGCCGCAGCCCGCCGACGGCTTCCGCGTCTACCCGCCCGGGTCCAAGGAATCCCTGTTCATCAAGTACGACGGCGCGACGGCGTGCACCACGGACACCGTGTCGCTGCTGCAGGTCGGGGCGCTCGTCGGCAGCTGA